The nucleotide window CTCGACGTGATCCAGCGACAGGCGGGGTCTCTCGGCAAGGCGGTGCTCGAAGCGGTGATGAACGCGGTTGACGCGAAGGCGTCCCGCGTCGACATCTCGGTGACCACGGCCGGCGTGGTGATCACCGATGACGGCAAGGGGTTCCGCAACGCGGAGGAGATCGAAAAGTTCTTCGAGACCTTCGGCCAGCCGCACGAGGAAGCCGAGGAGAAGGTATACGCGGCCTTCAGGATGGGCAGGGGCCAGCTGTTCGCCTACGGCCGCAACCAGTGGAGGACCGGCCCGTACGCGATGGACGTAGATGTTAAGCTGATGGGGGCGGCGTATGACCTCCAGGAAGGCCTTCCGCACGCTCCCGGCTGCAAGATCGGGATCGACCTGTACGACAACCTCCGTATGCTGCCCTCCCAGCTCGACCGGTGTCTCGCGGACGTCGAGAAGTACGTGAAATACGTCACGATCCCCGTCGTCCTCAACGGCCGCCAGGTCTCCCGGGATCCCACGAGCGAGCGCTGGGACGTCGAAACCGAGGACTACTTCATCCGGTTCCGTACGACCGGGCCGGTGGACGTCTACAACCTGGGGGTCTGGGTAAGGGATTACGATTCGAGCCGGTTCGCTACCGGCGGCACCGTGGTGGCGAAGCAGAAGCTGGTGGTGAACTTCGCCCGAAACGATGTGATGGACGAGTGCCCGATCTGGCGCAGACTGCAGCGGGACCTCGACCAGAGGGCCCGCGACCGCGTTGCCCGGCGGAGTGAGCGGATGACGGAGGAGCAGCGGGAGTATGTCATCGCCCAGGTCCGCGCCGGGACACACGTAGACAACCTTCGATCCCTGCGGATCTTCGGGGACGTGCGCCGCGTCCACTGGTCGATCGACATGCTCGATCGCCACGTCCGCAAGCATCACATCACCCAGCTCGCGGCAGCCCAGCTGTACGACGGCCGCGGCGACAAGCTGATGCAGCTCAACTCGGCAGTCGTACTGTCCAGCGTCACGCTGGAACGCTTCCGCGTCGGATCCGTGTTGGAACTGGTGACGCTGCTCCAGGCCCGCGGCCTCTGGGACGGCGGACTGGCGTCCGTGACCCCGGTTGCCCTGGAGATCGCGGCGGCGGAACTGTCCGCGGTGAACCACATCGTGCCGGAAGCACAGTGGAAGCCGTGGGAGCGACTGGTCATCGAGTTCCTGAGCCGTGGCGCGATCATGTCCACGCTGTGCCCCGACCACCGTGCGAGCCGGGTGCTCAAGATCGGGGAATCCGACATCTACGCCGGCTGGACCGACGGCTCGACCTACATCGCCCTCGAGCGCCAACAGCTTCGCGGGTTGACCACGCTCGCGCAGTGGTACAGGCTCGGCCACATCCTGATCCACGAATACTGCCACGACGATTCGACGGAGAACACGCACGTCCACGGTGCCGAGTTCTTCGAGAACCACCACAACTTCACGCGTGAGCGCATCGGTCCGTTCCTCGAATCCGTGATGCGCGACTGGCCCGACGCCATCCGGCGTGACGGCCGCACCCTGCGGGGGCGCATCGCGAGGATGCGGGACGAGATCGCCCGGATCGAGCGTGAAGCCGAGAACCGCGTCGCGGTGGAAGAGGAGCACGAACGGGTATCGGCCCAGCTCGCGCTCTTCGACGCGCCGAGGGTCGCAGCCCACCGGCCCGCGAACCGCCGTGCTGCGTAGGCGGCCCCACTCTCAACTGAAGGCAACCGCGCCATGGAAGTGACCACCCCGCCCGCCGCCGGACCGGACCTCAGCAAGCCGTACTGCTACGCGATCCTGGAGGCCGAACTCGACCCCGAGGGATACGTCCCCTGCATCATCATGGAGGGCGAGGCCGGATACTGGGCCCTCCGCGGAAACGGCCCGTGCGCCACGCCGTGGTACTGGGGTACCACGCGCCAGATGGCCGACGAGCTCTGCCGTCGCGTCAACGAGCAGCGGGGGCTGTCGGACGGGGACGTCGCCCGCATCACGCTTACCTCGTTCGCCGCATCACCGCGTCCGCGCGACACCCGCGATTCCGCGTAGCCTACGGAGCAGTGCCCCGCTCGGCCCCGGCAGCAATGCCGGGGCCGTTTTTTCTTGCCGTGGCGGCCGGAGCGCCAAGAACCGCTTGTTTTTAGCCGGGGTACCACAGGTGCGGTCGCCTCGGCTATTCGAGGCCCCGCGCCCCGCCCGACGGACCGCGCGCCTCCTCCTTTCTTGCCCAGCCCGGTCCCCTATGGAGGAATTCGACCTTCCGTTCGCTTCCCAGCCCGCTTCCGCCGCCCGTGACGGGCCGCAGGTGGACTCCGACCAGGTCGCCCGCCAGGCAGCGGCGATGGCGCGGGAGATCGACCGGAGGCTCGCTCGCGAGCAGCCGGACCCGCAACTCCCCCCCATCCGGCGTCCGGCTCCCGAGCCGACGTACGCCGGGTCCGTGCGCCTGCCGCATTACTCCGCGCTCCACGACCCCGCCAAGCTGACCGGCGCGCGCAGCCGGCCGATGCGCCAGTTCCCCCAGCGATTCACGGAGTGCGTCTCCTGCGGGTACCGGAAGCTCGACACCCGGCTCGGGGACGCCAGGGCACTCGGCGTTGACGACCAGACCGCCGCCAACAACCGGCAGCATTTGGGTCCGGGGGAGCGCAGCTACAACCTCTGCGTAACGGACTACGACATCAACGGCACGGTCGAGACGGGTCTCTACAACCTCTGGAGGGAGGGCCGGGCGCGCGAGGACTCCCAACGGACCTTCCGTCAAGACCCGCGCTTCCAGGACATGGCCGACCGGCTGTCGGACATCGACTCCTGGCGGTGGGAGTACCGGAGCGGCCTCGACCTGGGCGCGGAGCTTCCCGACGTCCGCGAGATCGAAGCTCTGGCGTTCCTGGCGCCCGCGCCGAAGGGGGACGAGAACGAGATCGACTACCTGGGCGACGATTCCGAATACGACGGGTTCCAACTCGAGGAACGCGTCCCGGCGCTCTCCGACTATACGGGCGCCATCCCGGCCCCCGACGGGTACCGCATCGGCACGGCGGACCCCGAGTTCGCTCAGGGCGCGCCCTACGACCGTGCCACCGTCGGCGCAGCCGAGGCCGAGGGCTGGATGAGCGACGCGGAATGGGATGCGGCCAGGAAGCAGTTCTTCCGGGCCGCGTGGGATCGGGCGGGCGAGATCGAGGATCCCGGCATGCGGCACGAGGCGCGCGCCTTCCTCGCCCAGCGCTGGGATTCCCGCACGCAGCTGCTGGAGGGCGAGGGTGCACGCGTCGCCGTGACGAATCCGTTCGCCGAGCCGACGCGGACCGTCAAGACCCCGTACGCCCGGAGCGCGACGCCGTCCGGCGCGGACGAGGGGCTGGAGGGCGAGGCGCCGTGGAGGCAGGGCGCGCTGGCCCGCCACGAGGCCTCGGTGGCGAAGTTCCTGGAGGAGGTGAAGCCCAAGCTCGCCAAGCGCGGCCTGAGCGACGCGGCGATCGCGGAGATGACCTCCCTCCCGGAACTCAGGCCGAAGCGCCTCCCCCGGAGGATGAGGCGCGAGATCACCAAGCTGTGGGGACCGGCGAAGGACCGTCTCGTCCCCGGCCCCCAGTTCCATGTGGACAGGGAGCGTCTGCCCGAGGCGGTCGTGCAGGGTGAACGCGAGCCGACGTTCCCCGAGCGAATCGCGGCCATGCGCCGGACCGTCCGGCCCACCTTCCTTCCCCCGGCCGCGGAGCTGGACCAGGTCGCCACGCAGGGCGCGCAGCGCCGCTCGGTGATGGATGACGTGGACCGGATCCTGGTGATCGAAGCGGCCGCGGGCACCCTCGACCCGGAGCGCTTCCGCGAGATGGCTAAGCGCGCCCGCGAGCGGGACGCATTCCAGACGGACGTTCAGGCGATCGACGCCGTCCGCGAGAAAGTGCGGAAGTGGTCGGATGCGATCCACCGCGCCGACGTAGACG belongs to Longimicrobium sp. and includes:
- a CDS encoding ATP-binding protein — its product is MIDAPAQERRLFKMHPRLLLDVIQRQAGSLGKAVLEAVMNAVDAKASRVDISVTTAGVVITDDGKGFRNAEEIEKFFETFGQPHEEAEEKVYAAFRMGRGQLFAYGRNQWRTGPYAMDVDVKLMGAAYDLQEGLPHAPGCKIGIDLYDNLRMLPSQLDRCLADVEKYVKYVTIPVVLNGRQVSRDPTSERWDVETEDYFIRFRTTGPVDVYNLGVWVRDYDSSRFATGGTVVAKQKLVVNFARNDVMDECPIWRRLQRDLDQRARDRVARRSERMTEEQREYVIAQVRAGTHVDNLRSLRIFGDVRRVHWSIDMLDRHVRKHHITQLAAAQLYDGRGDKLMQLNSAVVLSSVTLERFRVGSVLELVTLLQARGLWDGGLASVTPVALEIAAAELSAVNHIVPEAQWKPWERLVIEFLSRGAIMSTLCPDHRASRVLKIGESDIYAGWTDGSTYIALERQQLRGLTTLAQWYRLGHILIHEYCHDDSTENTHVHGAEFFENHHNFTRERIGPFLESVMRDWPDAIRRDGRTLRGRIARMRDEIARIEREAENRVAVEEEHERVSAQLALFDAPRVAAHRPANRRAA